A portion of the Deltaproteobacteria bacterium genome contains these proteins:
- the polA gene encoding DNA polymerase I, protein MSSLYLIDGSSYIYRAYHAIRGLSTRDGFPTNAVFGFANMLLKILRDHQPTYVAIVLDSKGPTFRHERYPQYKANRPPMPEDLRVQLPRIEELIDAFNIPALQKEGFEADDIIATLVKRWSGKVDSTVVVSSDKDLMQLVSGRVRMLDTMKEKWIGVEEVRERFGVDPERVPDALALAGDTSDNVPGLPGVGPKTAGKLISAYGTLEGLIERKDEIDGKVGRNLASGVDAVRLALSLVTLDRDVDLRITMDDLTACGPDVESLRTIFQELGFTSLIRGLTPQTSLGREGYHIIGSEEELIDLAGRLRGVDILAVDTETTDRDAMKARLVGISLSWEPGRAAYVPLTHSYLGVPRQIPEPRAREILGPVLGDPSIHKVGQNVKYDMKVLARSGWALEGVRWDTMIASYLVNPSRRSHSLSEISAERLNHTMISYDEVTKKGKKRILFSDVPVEEAGIYSCEDADVTFRALKPLLEDLERMELLDLFQNVEMPLVRVLKEMEMVGVLLDIRPLLDLSSELLDRLKELEAKIHMEVGRPFNVGSPKQLSHVLFEVLKLPALKKTKTGYSTSSDVLIELSSKHHLPAMVLEYRSMAKLKSTYLDALPALINPETGRIHTSFNQTATATGRLSSSNPNLQNIPIRTELGRRIRGAFVAPEGSVLLSADYSQIELRILAHLSGDTELLEAFRKGEDVHARTARQVLGAGEDVEPELRRRAKVINFGIIYGMSAFGLSKELGVHPKEAAEIIDGYFDVYSGVKAYIDRTLEEARTNGYVMTLMNRRRYLPELTSANPNQRQLGERMAVNTPIQGTAADLIKVAMIAIHGELGERVPEARMILQVHDELVFEVPEDHLARTCEIVRDGMEKVAALQVPLVVDLGTGANWAEAH, encoded by the coding sequence TTGTCTAGTCTCTATCTTATTGACGGCAGTTCCTATATCTATCGCGCTTATCACGCCATACGCGGCCTGTCCACAAGGGATGGTTTTCCCACAAATGCCGTGTTCGGCTTTGCCAATATGCTGCTGAAGATTCTGCGGGATCATCAGCCGACCTACGTTGCCATAGTCCTGGATTCCAAAGGGCCCACATTCCGCCACGAACGATACCCGCAATACAAGGCCAACCGCCCCCCCATGCCCGAAGATCTCAGGGTTCAGCTGCCGCGCATTGAAGAACTCATTGATGCGTTCAATATCCCGGCCCTGCAAAAGGAGGGGTTCGAGGCCGACGACATCATTGCCACCCTCGTAAAACGTTGGTCCGGGAAGGTGGACAGTACCGTCGTCGTTTCGTCGGACAAGGATCTCATGCAGTTGGTCTCCGGGCGTGTCCGCATGCTCGATACCATGAAGGAAAAGTGGATCGGGGTTGAGGAGGTCCGGGAACGCTTTGGCGTGGACCCTGAGCGGGTCCCGGATGCCCTCGCCCTGGCGGGCGACACAAGCGACAATGTTCCGGGACTGCCGGGCGTTGGTCCAAAAACCGCGGGGAAGCTCATATCCGCCTACGGTACCCTGGAGGGCCTCATCGAAAGAAAAGATGAGATTGATGGTAAGGTCGGCCGGAATCTTGCTTCCGGGGTAGACGCTGTCCGACTGGCCCTATCGCTGGTAACCCTCGACAGGGATGTTGATCTTCGTATTACCATGGACGATCTTACGGCCTGCGGGCCTGATGTGGAGTCCCTCCGGACGATCTTCCAGGAACTTGGTTTTACCAGCCTTATCAGGGGACTGACGCCGCAGACAAGCCTTGGCCGCGAGGGTTACCATATCATCGGCAGCGAGGAGGAATTGATAGATCTGGCCGGGCGTCTTCGGGGTGTCGATATTCTGGCGGTGGACACGGAGACAACCGACAGAGATGCCATGAAAGCCCGCCTGGTGGGCATCTCCCTTTCATGGGAACCGGGCCGGGCTGCCTATGTACCCCTGACACACAGCTACCTCGGGGTTCCCCGGCAGATACCTGAACCACGGGCCAGGGAGATTCTCGGCCCCGTTCTCGGTGACCCGTCCATCCACAAGGTCGGACAGAACGTCAAGTACGACATGAAGGTGCTTGCGCGTTCCGGCTGGGCGCTTGAAGGCGTTCGATGGGACACGATGATCGCTTCCTACCTGGTTAACCCTTCCAGACGGTCCCACAGCCTTTCGGAGATCTCCGCGGAGCGGCTCAACCACACCATGATCTCCTACGATGAGGTCACCAAGAAGGGGAAAAAGCGGATACTGTTTTCCGATGTCCCGGTGGAAGAAGCAGGGATATACTCGTGCGAGGACGCCGACGTAACTTTCAGGGCACTGAAGCCCCTGCTGGAGGACCTCGAGAGGATGGAGCTTCTCGATCTGTTCCAGAATGTGGAGATGCCGTTGGTTCGGGTTCTCAAGGAGATGGAGATGGTCGGGGTGCTGCTGGATATCCGGCCTCTTCTGGATCTATCCTCGGAGCTTTTGGACAGGCTCAAGGAGCTGGAGGCAAAAATTCACATGGAGGTCGGCAGACCCTTCAACGTCGGTTCTCCCAAACAGCTTTCCCATGTTCTGTTCGAGGTCCTGAAGCTCCCCGCGCTCAAGAAAACCAAGACAGGATACTCCACCAGCAGTGATGTCCTTATCGAACTTTCCTCAAAACATCACCTGCCGGCCATGGTGCTCGAGTACAGGAGCATGGCGAAGCTCAAATCCACCTACCTTGATGCCCTTCCCGCCCTCATCAACCCGGAGACCGGGAGGATCCACACCTCGTTCAACCAGACCGCCACTGCCACAGGCAGGCTTTCGAGCTCCAATCCCAACCTGCAGAACATCCCGATCCGGACCGAGCTTGGCAGAAGGATACGCGGGGCGTTTGTCGCGCCGGAGGGAAGTGTCCTGTTGTCGGCGGACTACTCCCAGATCGAGCTGAGAATCCTTGCCCACCTTTCCGGGGACACGGAGCTGTTGGAGGCGTTTCGCAAGGGCGAGGACGTCCATGCCAGAACCGCCCGGCAGGTGCTCGGTGCCGGCGAGGATGTGGAACCTGAGCTGAGAAGGCGGGCCAAAGTCATAAATTTCGGCATCATCTACGGGATGAGCGCTTTCGGGCTGTCAAAGGAGCTTGGAGTCCATCCGAAAGAGGCCGCGGAGATCATCGATGGATACTTTGACGTCTATTCGGGGGTAAAGGCCTATATTGATCGGACGCTGGAAGAAGCCAGGACGAACGGATACGTCATGACGCTCATGAACCGGCGACGCTACCTCCCGGAGCTCACGAGTGCCAATCCAAACCAGAGGCAGCTCGGGGAGCGTATGGCGGTAAACACTCCCATTCAGGGGACGGCGGCGGATCTCATCAAGGTGGCCATGATCGCGATCCACGGGGAACTGGGGGAACGGGTCCCGGAGGCGAGGATGATACTTCAGGTTCACGATGAACTTGTTTTCGAGGTACCCGAGGATCATCTCGCCCGGACCTGTGAGATCGTCAGGGATGGCATGGAGAAGGTTGCAGCGCTGCAGGTCCCGCTTGTTGTTGATTTGGGAACAGGCGCGAACTGGGCGGAGGCCCATTGA
- a CDS encoding NAD-dependent epimerase/dehydratase family protein gives MIDRDIRSCFVTGGTGFIGSHLVDHLLKQGVKVRCLVRRPSKLRWLAGRPVQIIQGDLASDEALAAGVAGVDAVFHLAGLVAAGSREEYFRVNADGCRSLVKAVGLSGGKTTVLVYVSSLAASGPSEADGEVTEEDSPAPITSYGMSKLEGERALEAASGRPIVIVRPPAVYGPRDREILPFFRMGNRGFFPIINSGARISLVHVEDLAKGIYRAACYGGPGEAYFITGHETVRISDMPRFLSEALGKKVRGVRISPALVSVAAGLSEAWGRIRGRMPVFNRDKARELAAPGWVCSSAKALRDLSFQAEISIKDGFSQTARWYRENNWIR, from the coding sequence ATGATTGACCGGGATATCCGTTCCTGCTTCGTAACCGGTGGAACAGGATTTATCGGAAGCCACCTGGTGGACCATCTTCTTAAGCAGGGGGTGAAGGTACGCTGCCTGGTCAGGAGGCCGTCCAAGCTCAGGTGGCTGGCGGGGCGGCCTGTTCAGATTATACAGGGTGATCTGGCCTCTGACGAGGCTCTTGCGGCCGGCGTCGCCGGTGTCGACGCGGTATTTCACCTTGCCGGCCTCGTTGCAGCGGGAAGCCGGGAGGAATACTTCAGGGTTAACGCGGACGGGTGCCGGAGCCTTGTGAAGGCGGTTGGTCTAAGTGGGGGAAAAACCACCGTTTTGGTCTACGTTTCAAGCCTGGCGGCTTCCGGGCCCAGTGAAGCGGATGGGGAGGTTACAGAGGAGGATTCTCCGGCGCCCATTACCTCTTACGGGATGAGCAAGCTTGAGGGGGAAAGAGCTCTGGAGGCCGCCTCGGGCCGGCCGATCGTGATTGTCAGACCCCCCGCCGTGTACGGCCCGAGGGACAGGGAGATTCTCCCCTTCTTTCGCATGGGAAACAGGGGATTCTTTCCCATCATTAACAGCGGAGCGCGTATCAGTCTCGTTCATGTGGAGGACCTGGCAAAGGGAATCTATCGCGCCGCGTGTTACGGCGGTCCCGGTGAAGCCTACTTCATCACCGGGCATGAGACAGTCAGGATCTCCGATATGCCTCGGTTCCTTTCGGAGGCTCTCGGAAAAAAGGTAAGGGGGGTGAGGATTTCACCAGCCCTTGTGAGCGTGGCGGCGGGTCTTTCCGAGGCATGGGGAAGGATCCGTGGCCGGATGCCCGTTTTTAACAGGGACAAGGCCAGGGAGCTGGCCGCGCCCGGTTGGGTGTGCAGTTCCGCCAAAGCGTTGAGGGATCTTTCGTTCCAGGCTGAGATCAGCATCAAGGATGGTTTTTCGCAGACAGCTCGATGGTACAGGGAGAACAACTGGATCAGGTAA
- a CDS encoding pyridoxal phosphate-dependent aminotransferase family protein, whose product MGIFDKCCQLERLQQVREAGLYPYFRVIESQQDPEVIINGKKIIMCGSNNYLGLTSHPKVKEAAVEATRKYGTGCAGSRFLNGTLDIHVKLEEKLARFFRKEAALVFATGYQTNLGVISALVGRGDVAVSDRQNHASIVDGCKLSYGEIRKFRHNDVEDLDRLLDSERDRNKLIIVDGVFSMEGDIAPLSEIIALRGKHDFGIMVDDAHGVGVLGESGRGTSEHFGMEDEVDVIMGTYSKSLATIGGFVAASQKIVDYLKHSSRSMIFSASLSPGSVAAVSVALDIIEDEPERRERLWNHTNWMLEEFRSRGFDVGHAATPIIPIVVGDDLLAFRMSLMLLEEGVFTNPVVSPATPADRALIRTSYMATHTEEHLNRVMDAFVKVGRDVGLIG is encoded by the coding sequence GTGGGAATTTTCGACAAGTGTTGTCAGCTCGAACGGCTCCAACAGGTGCGCGAGGCTGGTCTGTACCCCTATTTCAGGGTTATCGAGTCACAGCAGGATCCGGAAGTGATTATAAACGGGAAAAAGATAATCATGTGCGGTTCCAACAACTATCTGGGTCTTACCTCTCATCCCAAGGTCAAGGAGGCCGCCGTTGAGGCAACCCGGAAGTATGGCACGGGGTGTGCCGGCTCGCGTTTTCTCAACGGGACACTGGATATCCATGTAAAGCTGGAGGAAAAACTGGCAAGGTTTTTCCGCAAGGAAGCCGCGCTGGTTTTTGCAACCGGTTATCAGACCAACCTCGGTGTTATATCAGCTCTTGTGGGCAGGGGGGATGTTGCCGTCAGCGACCGTCAGAATCACGCCTCTATCGTGGATGGATGCAAGTTGAGTTATGGGGAGATAAGGAAGTTCCGCCACAACGACGTGGAGGATCTGGACCGGCTTCTGGATAGCGAGCGGGATCGGAACAAGCTGATCATCGTGGACGGTGTTTTTTCCATGGAGGGCGATATCGCTCCCCTGTCCGAGATTATTGCCCTGAGGGGGAAACACGATTTCGGGATCATGGTGGACGACGCGCACGGTGTGGGCGTCCTGGGTGAATCGGGAAGAGGGACCAGTGAGCATTTCGGCATGGAGGATGAGGTGGACGTCATTATGGGGACCTACAGCAAATCCCTGGCGACCATCGGCGGGTTTGTGGCGGCCTCTCAGAAAATAGTGGATTATCTGAAACACTCCAGCCGCTCCATGATCTTTTCCGCCAGTCTGAGTCCGGGCAGTGTCGCTGCGGTAAGCGTGGCCCTGGACATTATTGAGGATGAACCCGAGCGTCGGGAAAGGTTGTGGAATCATACGAACTGGATGCTGGAGGAATTCCGGTCCCGCGGTTTTGACGTGGGCCACGCCGCCACTCCCATTATCCCTATCGTGGTGGGAGACGATTTGCTCGCTTTCAGAATGAGCCTCATGCTGCTCGAGGAAGGCGTCTTCACCAATCCGGTGGTCAGCCCGGCCACTCCGGCGGACAGGGCACTCATCCGCACCAGCTACATGGCCACCCACACCGAGGAGCACCTCAACAGGGTCATGGACGCTTTCGTGAAGGTGGGGCGGGACGTCGGGCTGATAGGGTGA
- a CDS encoding N-acetyltransferase: MMSLKVVDAESGSAHRDFIGLPWAINRDDPYWVPPLRREVAKLLSLKHPFFQHAERKLFLVKDGEQPVGRIAAIINHNHNRFHDEKAGFFGFFEAFPDPGISSVLFAAAEGWLRGKGAEFVMGPMNPSTNEECGLLVDNFMSSPLVMMTYNPPYYMDLIEDAGYAKAKDLYAYSFNTPRTIPPRLEKLTKRIEKREKDLVTRPVDMKRFAREIEVVKAIYNDAWEKNWGFVPMTDAEMDQMAKDLKPIIVPELTILAFIGDEPAGFIMSLPDYNQVLKVLDGRMTPWGVFRAIRAAKRIRTGRCITLGVREKFRKRGLEAPLFAATLRAGIEKGYRYGEFSWILEDNTLVNETINKVFSATHYKTYRIYRKDL; this comes from the coding sequence ATGATGAGTCTTAAAGTAGTTGACGCCGAAAGCGGAAGCGCCCATCGCGACTTCATCGGGCTTCCCTGGGCCATCAATCGGGATGACCCCTACTGGGTCCCGCCCTTAAGGAGGGAGGTCGCGAAACTCCTTTCCCTTAAACACCCCTTTTTCCAGCACGCCGAACGAAAACTTTTCCTTGTAAAGGACGGTGAACAGCCCGTTGGCCGTATAGCGGCCATTATCAACCACAACCACAACAGGTTTCACGACGAGAAAGCGGGGTTTTTCGGGTTTTTCGAGGCGTTTCCCGATCCGGGCATATCCTCGGTGCTGTTTGCTGCGGCGGAGGGGTGGCTCCGGGGAAAGGGCGCTGAATTCGTCATGGGACCCATGAACCCCAGCACCAATGAGGAGTGCGGCCTGCTGGTGGACAACTTTATGTCTTCACCCTTGGTGATGATGACCTACAACCCCCCCTACTACATGGATCTGATCGAGGACGCAGGGTACGCAAAGGCCAAGGACCTTTATGCCTATTCCTTCAATACCCCCCGGACCATCCCTCCCAGGCTGGAGAAGCTTACAAAACGGATCGAGAAACGAGAAAAAGACCTTGTAACCCGGCCGGTGGACATGAAGCGTTTTGCCCGGGAGATCGAGGTGGTAAAAGCCATCTATAACGATGCGTGGGAAAAGAACTGGGGGTTCGTTCCCATGACCGATGCCGAGATGGATCAGATGGCCAAGGATCTTAAACCGATCATCGTTCCGGAACTTACCATCCTTGCATTCATCGGTGACGAACCGGCGGGCTTTATCATGAGCCTTCCGGACTACAACCAGGTCCTGAAGGTACTCGATGGCCGGATGACTCCATGGGGTGTTTTCCGGGCAATAAGGGCGGCGAAGAGGATACGGACGGGTAGGTGTATAACTCTGGGTGTGAGGGAGAAGTTCCGAAAACGTGGGCTCGAAGCGCCCCTGTTCGCGGCCACTCTGCGCGCCGGTATTGAGAAGGGATATCGGTACGGGGAATTTTCATGGATTCTCGAGGACAACACCCTGGTAAACGAAACTATCAACAAGGTATTCTCCGCTACTCATTACAAGACCTACCGGATTTACCGCAAAGACCTGTAG